Within Oncorhynchus nerka isolate Pitt River linkage group LG8, Oner_Uvic_2.0, whole genome shotgun sequence, the genomic segment CAATCACCTAGGACAGACCCAATCACCTAGGACAGACCCAATCACCTAGGACAGACCCAATCACCTAGGACAGACCCAATCACCCAGGACAGACCCAATCACCCAGGACAGACCCAATCACCCAGGACAGACCCAATCACCCAGGAGTCGTGCGTTCCAGAATCCATTTTCAGGGTGCCGTAACAGGAGGGCTCTGTTTGTGGACTCTTTAATTACTCCCAAAACCTAGTCGTTTTTCCCTCAACCTGCACCTCGTAGTAGAATCTTCCTGAGGAGAAGCCCTCCTTTCCCATGACACTGGGAATATTCCAATGCCTTTCTAGGTCTTATTAGAGAGAGTGTTGCCTGTATCCATCTCTCACTTTTTTCCCGTCCTCAGACAGAACAAGATAGCGAAGGCTTGTATCAGGGTCCAGAGTCACATTCACTGCTCATTGCTGGACCCTCTTCATCTCAGCATCACACAACTTCTCCATCTCCTTGGTAACGGTATCCTCCAGCTGAGACGCAGCTCTCCTTAAGTTCCCCACACACAGATCACAGTAAACACTAATCTTAGTCCAGTCCCTGGTGTTCATGGGGTGCACAGGGATGGGAAGCTCTGGACTAGATGAAGGTCCTCAGTGTGTGAAATCTGCTCTAGCTCAGTGCCTCTCCTCTTTAACTCAGTGATTTCCTGCTCCAGCTTTTTAATGAGCCCTTCAGCCCGCCTCTCTGCTGATTTCTGCTTCTTCTCAATCACCCCAATAAGCTCAGCCTGGCTTCTTTCAATGAACTCCACCAGAGCAGTGAAGAACTGCACATCTGCTATTTCTCAATTTGCGTCTTTCTTGCTGGCCTCCACAGAGCGTTTTGATATCACTGATCTTCTGCAGTCGCTCCCGGATCATTTGTTGCACTTGTGACTCCGTCTTCCCCAGCTGAGCCTTCCTCTCCCCAAACTCTTCCTCGAGAGGGACGGTGTAGTGAGTCTTGTGGTCCGTCTCTGTGaagaactgacacacacacacacacacgtctggtcaGTCCTACAGAACAGCTCCATGAGTGTGTTGTGCTTCTTACACATCATGTCTTCCAGGTTCTCCGCAGGGTTGATCAGTTTGTGTCTCTTCAGTGCTGGGGCTATCTGATGAGGCTGCAGGTGAGTCTCACAGTAGGAGGTCagacaaaagtgataactaagtggctccgggaacaaaacatcaatatttagggtccatggccaggaaactccccagaccttaatcccattgagaacttgtggtcaatcctcaagaggcgtgtggacaaacaaaaacccacaaattctgacaaactccaagcattgattatgcaagaatgggctgccatcagtcaggatgtggcccagaagttaattgtcagcatgccagggcggattgcagaggtcttgaaaaagaaggatcAACACTAAATATTGACTCTGCTTCATGTaatttcatgtaattgtcaataaaagcctttgacacttatgaaatgcttgtaattatacttcagtattccatagtaacatctgacaaaaatatctaaagacactgaagcagcaaactttgtgaaaattaatatttgtgtcattctcaaaacttttggccacgactgtagtttAAAGGTAAAATCCGACTTTAACCAGAAAGGATTAATAATAGCAGGATGATGACTTCTCCTCACCTGCTACAGtaagctctatctctctctctccactctctgctGTGTGGATGGGTATTATCTTTCTCCTCAGAATCAGACGGAAAcaaaaatgtaatgttttataCAATTCCGAGGTCTCCAGGGGGACGATTCTGGTTCTGAAAAGCAGCATAAAGTTTCTGTAGGTGAATGTTAAGTTTCACTTGAGCGTAGTGACATCCCCTAGCTcctgcctggctgtgtgtgtatctgctCCATAGAGTTATAACTATGGTCTGCTCTTAAAGGAGAAGACTTCTGTTTCCAGGGTGAGCTGTTTCTCACATACCTCCTTACTGTTTTCTATAATATTGTGAATATGATAATGCTCTTTACTGTAAGAGCTGTTTCTCACATACCTCcttactgttttctatactattgTGAATATGATAATGCTCTTTACAGTAAGAGCTGTTTCTCACATACCTCcttactgttttctatactattgTGAATATGATAATGCTCTTTACTGTAAGAGCTGTTTCTCACATACCTCcttactgttttctatactattgTGAATATGATAATGCTCTTtactgtaagagctgtttgaaaatgtacttttggcctgcctggtgacatcaccaggtagTACATTTGGTAATTGACCAATAAAAAAATAATTCCAAAcccctctgccaataacagctagttttcaacCCTAGAAACATTTTtgattgagaaattgctctttgccaagaaggtatttttgtttgcaattaaaatggtcaaaaacaaacaatcacagtaaggtaatgaattatttgatattgagataaaaacatctGCCTTGGACAGTTtaaatccctcctgttctcccccaTTTGAGACTGAGTGTGTTTCTCCTGTGTTATACTGTCACAAAGACACAGGTTCATATTTAGTCTCATATCGTTCTACTCCATATGCCTAGTTTACAACAAGAAAAATAGCATTGacttttttttcttttcattttATCAGATGATCTCATTGGTGTTGATGTCGATTGGCATTTACGCCAGGATGATGAAACATGCCGGTAAGTGATCCTCAATTGACTTAATGGATGCCTACATTCAGTGTGAATTTCCAGAGCTGTTTGTATGGCATTCTAGTGGTGCTTTCATACTGAGTTCAATAGGCCTAGGTCCTGCACCATACTGTAGCTAAACATTTTTAAACGGAAAACGAGTTTCTTATTGGACCAGGTAGTCTCATCCCATCCTGTTTCACTCCATTTCTCCTGTTTTGTGCCTTTATGAACACGACCCTGGTCGCAACACTAAGGCAGAAATGCCAAGGCAGTACAGGACGTTTATAGAGTATGTCATTTTGTTTATGTGGTTCCAAAGGTCCCTCTGTTAGGAAGAATGTCAAAAATGCAAACGGCTCACAACTTCTTCTAAGGTTTGATGAATATCCCCACTATGTTTGTAATTCCTTCTAAGATCCAACTTCAGTCATTGTAAACAAatcaagctctctctctcgctctctctctctctggctccacgtatactctctctctctgcactctctccgGTACATGATTCTTTCACTTGCTCTCtgtcccttttctccctctctttctccctctcccagaGGCAGCCATGGCCTGTCTAGCGGTGGACCCTGCCATCCTGCTGCTGATCGTGGGGGTGCTCATGTTCTTCATCACCTTCTGTGGCTGTGTGGGCTCCCTCAGAGAGAACATCTGCCTCCTACAGACAGTCAGTGGTCTAGCCCACTTCTAACTCTTTTTAAAAGAGCACCCtcaaatctaaatcaaatcaaatgttattggtcacattcacagaatacaacaggtgtagacttcaccatgaaatgcttacttacgaacgTATTCCCCACAATGCAGACTTGTATTTGATAAATAAAACCTTCATGcctacctaccttcctacctTGAAGAAATCAGTGATCTGTTAAGGATTGGTGGGTGAAAGCAATAAGATAGAAATGGTGCTTTCACCTAGCCAAACGTATGAATCAGTTCTCTCTACCTCAAGGCAGGCTGGAAGGAAGAATGCATTCTAAAAATATTGGAATTGGACCACTGCCAATTATCAGCTGTGTTGTGCTCTATCATTTGAATAGCCTAGTATGAAATACTTTAGTCCTCCTCAGGTTATCTGCTGATGGGGGTTTGACTCCTGAAAGATTACCAGGCTAATACATTCTTATCCATAAGACTTGTATGACATGCCCTCAGACTGAACAAATGAttaactcttcctctctctctctttctttcttgctctctctttttccttctttctttctttttttccttccttccttccttattTCCTCCAGTTCTGCATCTTCCTGACTATCATCTTTCTGCTGCAGCTAGCTGCAGGTGTCCTGGGCTTCGTCTTCTCAGATAAGGTACTGTATCTCCACAAGGAAAGGATCGTGATACCCCCATAATTCTATGAGAATTATGGGGGTATCACTGGGAATTATGGGGGTATCACTGGGAATTATGGGGGTATCACTATGGGAATTATTTTTATTGGTTGTATCATGCAGCattttattacccataataaacTGTACATGTCAGGACCCCTAAGAAGTTTACTCTGGAAACTCATTCCCTCACGTTCCGtctcctccacccctgcctctagctAGGTCATTATACCTTGACCTGGTCCCAATATTCTGTCCTTCTCCAGTTCTTGTTAAAGAAGTGCAACATCTCTCTGAGGTCAATTCAATAGATTGTTACTGTCCCCAAAGGGCAGTTCTTGTGCAGAATAAAATCTGCGTAATTGAAACATACACACAGCATATACAACAAGAGGAAAATAGAAGTCATTAAAAGAGAAAGATTTGCCGTGAATTCACAATATTTACAAGAGCACCAACGAAAGCCATGCTTTTGGATTAGACTTACATACGTTGTGACTGTTGAAAATGGTTGGCTTTCTAATGTTCAATTGGCTCAGTTAGTGCTCATATCAGTTCATTTAAGTAATTACCGTAAGATAAGGGTCAGAAATATGATAATGACGACAAAAATGCTAATGTACATTTAGAAGAGGAAGTTATTTTTTTAGGATGTTTGTCAGTCAGTGACTTGTGGCCAGAGAGCGCCCTCTGCTGCTAGTTGCCTTCAACTGCACTTCACCGGTCGATTTAAGTCATCCAGCAGCAGGCCGTTGGTTTTCAGAGGAATGTACTACGTGTAGTAAACTTTGAGTGTGCGCGTGTCACTGTGCGTgcttgcttgcgtgtgtgtgcatgtttgtaaaGACAGAATGCAGCTTAAAGAAAGTCAGGTCTGTTTTCTAACTATGGGGGTATTATATTACCAGGATTTACTCAGGATAAATAACTGTTTGTAATTCATTCATGTGGGAACAATCTTGTCTTGTTCAGGGTACAATTAAGTGTATTAGTTGATTGACTAAACAAATGATTTAAGCAAATGTCATCTTTCTTTTCTGTATTTTCTAAAGGCACGGAATAAAGTGAGTGAGATTATCAACAATGCCATCGTTCACTACAGGGATGACATTGACCTCCAGAACCTCATCGACTTTGGTCAgaaagaggtgaggaggggacCACATATAACTGGAAACAACACTTTCTCACTAATACTTGTTGTTCCCAAATGATACACGTTGAACTCCAGTACTGTACAGCGACGGTAGTTACACTACTGTTTATTCAGTACTGAGGGGTCTCTGTCAGATTTGGTCGAGGTTTTGAGATGATCCTTTTTGGTTCCTCTATCGTCCTCAACTGAAAACAACAGTTCATTGTATAGATCTTCATCAGAAATGTGTCTCACGAGCTCCTGAGTTAAAAGACAACATCTACACACCACACTGACAACAACTTTCACACAAATACAGACTGACAGCTGTTGACTACACAGGCTATACAATCCATTAACCAATGACTTTTGTCCTCGTCTCCTCAGTTCAGCTGTTGTGGAGGTGTCACCTACACCGACTGGTCTCAGAACATGTACTTCAACTGCACCACAGACAACCGCAGCCGAGAGCGCTGCTCTGTTCCCTTCTCCTGCTGCCTGCTGTctgaggtcaggggttagaggtcggGGCCTTGGGGT encodes:
- the tspan33a gene encoding tetraspanin-33 isoform X2; this encodes MRLQMISLVLMSIGIYARMMKHAEAAMACLAVDPAILLLIVGVLMFFITFCGCVGSLRENICLLQTFCIFLTIIFLLQLAAGVLGFVFSDKARNKVSEIINNAIVHYRDDIDLQNLIDFGQKEFSCCGGVTYTDWSQNMYFNCTTDNRSRERCSVPFSCCLLSEAVINTMCGQGMQELPYLQAGAFIHTNGCIDKLVNWIHSNLFMLGGIALGLAIPQLVGILLSQILINQIKDQIELQNYNLQHRTDPWQ
- the tspan33a gene encoding tetraspanin-33 isoform X1, which translates into the protein MGKRAALATYDKEFSFVSPVVKYLLFLFNLIFWMISLVLMSIGIYARMMKHAEAAMACLAVDPAILLLIVGVLMFFITFCGCVGSLRENICLLQTFCIFLTIIFLLQLAAGVLGFVFSDKARNKVSEIINNAIVHYRDDIDLQNLIDFGQKEFSCCGGVTYTDWSQNMYFNCTTDNRSRERCSVPFSCCLLSEAVINTMCGQGMQELPYLQAGAFIHTNGCIDKLVNWIHSNLFMLGGIALGLAIPQLVGILLSQILINQIKDQIELQNYNLQHRTDPWQ